In Bacillus pumilus, the sequence AAAATAAACAAGCTGATATGATTAGTACGGGAAAATGTGAATAACTTCAGCATGGTCATACACAGTCTGTCCACATGTGGATAGGCTGTCTTTCCTTTCTTTTTGCCGGCTTATCCACATATTCACAAGCCCTACTAGTACTTCTACGATTTTTATTAAATAAATATATATACATGTCATTAAGAAAATTTAGGAGGACCACTATGAAATTCACGATTCAAAAAGATCGTCTTGTTGAAGCTGTCCAAGATGTATTAAAAGCCGTATCCTCTAGAACAACGATTCCTATTTTGACAGGGATTAAAATTGTTGCATCTGATGAAGGGGTTTCCCTAACAGGAAGCGACTCTGATATCTCAATTGAATCTTTTATTCCTAAAAGAGATGGGGATTTAGAAGTCATTACAATTGATCGTCCGGGAAGTATTGTTCTGCAGGCCCGCTTTTTTAGCGAAATCGTTAAGAAACTGCCAATGTCTACTGTCGAAATAGAAGTAGAACAAAACCATTTGACCATCATCCGCTCTGGTTCAGCAGAATTTAATCTAAACGGCTTAGATGCTGAAGAATATCCGCATCTGCCACAAATTGAAGAGCACCATGCTTTTCAAATTCCAACAGATCTGCTTAAAAACTTAATTCGTCAAACCGTTTTCGCAGTGTCCACCTCAGAAACACGACCTATCTTGACAGGTGTAAACTGGAAGGTGGAAAAAGGTGAATTAATATGCACGGCAACGGATAGCCATCGTCTTGCTTTAAGAAAAGCGAAGTTAGATATTAACGAGGAAAGCTCGTACAATGTGGTCATTCCAGGGAAGAGTTTAACAGAGCTAAGCAAAATTCTTGATGATGGACAAGATCTTGTGAGCATCGTGATTACAGAAACGCAAGTTCTCTTTAAAGCACAAAACGTGCTGTTCTTCTCTAGATTGCTGGACGGTAATTATCCAGATACAGCTCGCCTCATCCCGCAAGAAAGTAAAACGGATGTCGTGGTGAACACGAAAGAATTCCTTCAAGCGATTGATCGCGCGTCACTTTT encodes:
- the dnaN gene encoding DNA polymerase III subunit beta, with protein sequence MKFTIQKDRLVEAVQDVLKAVSSRTTIPILTGIKIVASDEGVSLTGSDSDISIESFIPKRDGDLEVITIDRPGSIVLQARFFSEIVKKLPMSTVEIEVEQNHLTIIRSGSAEFNLNGLDAEEYPHLPQIEEHHAFQIPTDLLKNLIRQTVFAVSTSETRPILTGVNWKVEKGELICTATDSHRLALRKAKLDINEESSYNVVIPGKSLTELSKILDDGQDLVSIVITETQVLFKAQNVLFFSRLLDGNYPDTARLIPQESKTDVVVNTKEFLQAIDRASLLAREGRNNVVKLSADPAQSLEISSNSPEIGKVVETVQADDIKGEDLKISFSPKYMLDALKVLEGTDIHVSFTGAMRPFLLRTPNDDSILQLILPVRTY